A section of the Lineus longissimus chromosome 1, tnLinLong1.2, whole genome shotgun sequence genome encodes:
- the LOC135493351 gene encoding follistatin-related protein 5-like isoform X2: MASTQFLLGFCLFFGLVLLTCHAKPYHQRSTTREHIPSDEQDGSTDKKPHRVGLKKGKWMSWDPDMLIPDENFKEIPIPDPCENVWCHQGRVCQVTSKNRGVCVCGPPDLCNGHRKQVCGDDGIMYSSHCELHRMACIKDKHIGVDHTNNMCNPKLLLKESQVSSSSQEDDEEEEMQPTDDKPKMKDPLDMIQEQDTAPKEEKVLTTMQPTAMTRELQTERINHCTKKEFMEMKNKLLSFHCHRIGEEDCPTSDSGDFKNKPFLGNVMFTYYDGDLDGLLSEPELDAVEKKDHLDRLSTECHLRDLMVFDDGDKSKQISQDEFLKAFNVTKVLLDDDIKYTTIVTNIGKSLELQCDIRGAEHIIWKRNGADLSHIADDSISVLPDGILYIHDVNLEHMGNFTCEDRDEDQVVQTHTIRIQVPPKVRVAPIPHVYPTGATVTLRCHADGIPEPKIIWEKNEREIPSSQDGKIYLRERKNTTLLIQSANFSTDTGAYKCRGLNAAGEGQDISTVFITDASEKRLPTISSFERFVVFHDNGFTVYEPELCTTGHQVTWSYSYFKGPDGGIRTLCEAEHECSWGSAANIQNRYLYVTQPKLNRVIVISVQNGFNPVEVINSDKVPVSIHYIEHLDQVWALCWNTDENTGSKTLMVISDASKDTKHEAIHTKPVGNHFDLVKDVFLPPSDDLKHKFRHGYVAHFEQQALYKLDLSKMAYVKTIDLHSYNCIPKSVGFVSLGGFVLIQCDTPAGFEKRTLQLVMDYLTDTITAKTTVPGRPHVTPDAKYIVNVDTDIGAIAVQKMSDDGILTYSFDEFTNLHISDVAFFPSSSGQGYDFFATSVDQNNLMYINLDTGHVELIEGVGESIRPENWKWNHENRAIISSGVFGKYLMTPSGTSMIIVDGHRRHVQCELPDVSRGNVILWVEPISF; this comes from the exons ATCCTTGTGAAAATGTTTGGTGTCATCAAGGACGTGTCTGTCAAGTAACATCCAAAAACCGTGGAGTTTGTGTCTGCGGACCTCCAGACCTCTGCAATGGCCATCGCAAACAGGTGTGCGGAGATGATGGTATTATGTACTCAAGTCACTGTGAGCTACATCGCATGGCATGCATCAAGGATAAACATATTGGAGTGGACCATACCAATAATATGTGCAATCCAAAGTTATTACTTAAAG AAAGCCAAGTGTCCTCTTCCTCACAAGAAgatgacgaagaagaagaaatgcaaCCAACAGATGATAAGCCAAAGATGAAAGACCCACTGGACATGATACAGGAACAGGATACGGCACCTAAGGAAGAGAAAGTCTTGACAACAATGCAGCCCACAGCTATGACAAGGGAGCTACAAACAGAGCGCATCAATCATTGTACCAAGAAGGAATTTATGGAGATGAAAAATAAGCTTCTATCTTTCCATTGCCATAGGATTGGGGAGGAGGATTGCCCAACCTCAGATAGTGGTGATTTTAAAA ACAAACCATTCCTTGGTAATGTCATGTTCACCTATTATGACGGTGACTTAGATGGTTTACTTAGCGAACCAGAGCTGGATGCGGTGGAGAAGAAGGACCACTTGGATAGATTGTCCACGGAATGCCATCTCAGGGACCTGATGGTATTCGATGATGGTGATAAGTCAAAGCAGATCTCACAGGATGAATTCCTGAAGGCTTTCA ATGTCACCAAAGTACTTCTTGATGATGACATCAAGTATACAACAATTGTCACGAATATCGGCAAGAGTTTGGAACTGCAGTGCGACATCAGAGGAGCAGAGCATATCATCTGGAAGAGAAATGGAGCTGACTTGTCGCATATTGCAGACGATTCCATATCA GTCCTCCCAGATGGCATTCTCTACATTCACGATGTGAACCTAGAACACATGGGTAACTTCACCTGCGAAGATAGGGATGAGGATCAGGTTGTTCAGACACACACTATAAGAATACAAG TCCCACCAAAAGTGAGGGTAGCCCCTATCCCCCATGTCTACCCAACTGGAGCAACCGTGACCCTCCGCTGCCATGCTGATGGCATCCCTGAGCCTAAGATCATCTGGGAAAAGAATGAAAGAGAAATACCAAGTTCACAGGACGGCAAGATCTATCTTAGAGAAA GAAAAAACACAACTTTGCTGATTCAGAGCGCAAACTTTAGCACCGATACCGGAGCATACAAATGCCGAGGGTTAAATGCTGCTGGAGAAGGACAAGATATCTCGACAGTGTTTATCACTGATGCCAGTGAGAAAAGACTACCAA CGATCTCAAGTTTCGAGAGATTTGTTGTATTCCACGACAACGGCTTCACTGTCTACGAGCCAGAGTTATGCACGACAGGCCACCAAGTCACATGGAGCTATTCCTACTTCAAGGGCCCAGATGGAGGCATCAGGACTCTCTGCGAGGCAGAGCATGAGTGTAGCTGGGGCTCGGCAGCCAATATTCAGAACAGATATCTCTATGTCACCCAGCCTAAACTCAACAGAGTGATCGTCATCAGTGTCCAGAATGGATTTAATCCAGTTGAG GTGATCAACTCGGACAAGGTTCCAGTCTCCATCCATTACATTGAACACCTTGACCAGGTTTGGGCTCTGTGCTGGAACACTGATGAAAACACCGGATCCAAGACTCTCATGGTCATATCAGATGCCAGCAAGGATACTAAACATGAGGCCATTCATACAAAACCAGTCGGAAATCATTTCGATCTC GTGAAGGATGTATTCTTGCCTCCAAGTGACGACCTGAAGCATAAGTTCCGCCACGGATACGTCGCTCACTTTGAGCAACAGGCATTGTACAAACTCGACCTGAGCAAGATGGCATACGTAAAAACCATTGATCTGCATTCTTACAACTGTATTCCTAAGTCAGTTGGTTTTGTCTCTCTGG GTGGCTTCGTTCTAATCCAGTGTGACACCCCAGCAGGCTTTGAGAAGAGGACCCTTCAGCTGGTAATGGACTATCTGACGGACACAATCACAGCAAAGACAACTGTCCCTGGGAGACCACATGTCACTCCTGATGCCAAATACATTGTGAATGTTGACACAGATATTGGTGCGATAGCAGTTCAGAAGATGTCTGATGATG GCATATTGACATACAGTTTTGATGAGTTTACAAACCTCCACATCAGCGATGTTGCCTTCTTCCCCTCCTCCTCAGGGCAGGGTTATGACTTCTTTGCCACATCGGTCGACCAGAACAATCTCATGTACATCAACCTGGACACTGGCCATGTCGAACTAATCGAAG GTGTTGGAGAATCCATCCGACCTGAAAATTGGAAATGGAACCATGAGAACCGGGCGATTATCAGCAGCGGAGTGTTTGGAAAATACCTTATGACACCATCAGGAACGTCAATGATAATAGTTGATGGACACAGACGTCACGTGCAATGCGAATTACCGGACGTCAGCCGTGGTAACGTCATATTATGGGTGGAGCCGATAAGTTTTTAA
- the LOC135493351 gene encoding follistatin-related protein 5-like isoform X1, whose protein sequence is MASTQFLLGFCLFFGLVLLTCHAKPYHQRSTTREHIPSDEQDGSTDKKPHRVGLKKGKWMSWDPDMLIPDENFKEIPIPDPCENVWCHQGRVCQVTSKNRGVCVCGPPDLCNGHRKQVCGDDGIMYSSHCELHRMACIKDKHIGVDHTNNMCNPKLLLKADLNSLCEHFCHLPDVQLESCNCPGKSQVSSSSQEDDEEEEMQPTDDKPKMKDPLDMIQEQDTAPKEEKVLTTMQPTAMTRELQTERINHCTKKEFMEMKNKLLSFHCHRIGEEDCPTSDSGDFKNKPFLGNVMFTYYDGDLDGLLSEPELDAVEKKDHLDRLSTECHLRDLMVFDDGDKSKQISQDEFLKAFNVTKVLLDDDIKYTTIVTNIGKSLELQCDIRGAEHIIWKRNGADLSHIADDSISVLPDGILYIHDVNLEHMGNFTCEDRDEDQVVQTHTIRIQVPPKVRVAPIPHVYPTGATVTLRCHADGIPEPKIIWEKNEREIPSSQDGKIYLRERKNTTLLIQSANFSTDTGAYKCRGLNAAGEGQDISTVFITDASEKRLPTISSFERFVVFHDNGFTVYEPELCTTGHQVTWSYSYFKGPDGGIRTLCEAEHECSWGSAANIQNRYLYVTQPKLNRVIVISVQNGFNPVEVINSDKVPVSIHYIEHLDQVWALCWNTDENTGSKTLMVISDASKDTKHEAIHTKPVGNHFDLVKDVFLPPSDDLKHKFRHGYVAHFEQQALYKLDLSKMAYVKTIDLHSYNCIPKSVGFVSLGGFVLIQCDTPAGFEKRTLQLVMDYLTDTITAKTTVPGRPHVTPDAKYIVNVDTDIGAIAVQKMSDDGILTYSFDEFTNLHISDVAFFPSSSGQGYDFFATSVDQNNLMYINLDTGHVELIEGVGESIRPENWKWNHENRAIISSGVFGKYLMTPSGTSMIIVDGHRRHVQCELPDVSRGNVILWVEPISF, encoded by the exons ATCCTTGTGAAAATGTTTGGTGTCATCAAGGACGTGTCTGTCAAGTAACATCCAAAAACCGTGGAGTTTGTGTCTGCGGACCTCCAGACCTCTGCAATGGCCATCGCAAACAGGTGTGCGGAGATGATGGTATTATGTACTCAAGTCACTGTGAGCTACATCGCATGGCATGCATCAAGGATAAACATATTGGAGTGGACCATACCAATAATATGTGCAATCCAAAGTTATTACTTAAAG CTGACCTTAACAGCCTATGTGAGCATTTCTGTCATCTCCCCGATGTCCAGCTTGAATCTTGTAATTGTCCCGGGA AAAGCCAAGTGTCCTCTTCCTCACAAGAAgatgacgaagaagaagaaatgcaaCCAACAGATGATAAGCCAAAGATGAAAGACCCACTGGACATGATACAGGAACAGGATACGGCACCTAAGGAAGAGAAAGTCTTGACAACAATGCAGCCCACAGCTATGACAAGGGAGCTACAAACAGAGCGCATCAATCATTGTACCAAGAAGGAATTTATGGAGATGAAAAATAAGCTTCTATCTTTCCATTGCCATAGGATTGGGGAGGAGGATTGCCCAACCTCAGATAGTGGTGATTTTAAAA ACAAACCATTCCTTGGTAATGTCATGTTCACCTATTATGACGGTGACTTAGATGGTTTACTTAGCGAACCAGAGCTGGATGCGGTGGAGAAGAAGGACCACTTGGATAGATTGTCCACGGAATGCCATCTCAGGGACCTGATGGTATTCGATGATGGTGATAAGTCAAAGCAGATCTCACAGGATGAATTCCTGAAGGCTTTCA ATGTCACCAAAGTACTTCTTGATGATGACATCAAGTATACAACAATTGTCACGAATATCGGCAAGAGTTTGGAACTGCAGTGCGACATCAGAGGAGCAGAGCATATCATCTGGAAGAGAAATGGAGCTGACTTGTCGCATATTGCAGACGATTCCATATCA GTCCTCCCAGATGGCATTCTCTACATTCACGATGTGAACCTAGAACACATGGGTAACTTCACCTGCGAAGATAGGGATGAGGATCAGGTTGTTCAGACACACACTATAAGAATACAAG TCCCACCAAAAGTGAGGGTAGCCCCTATCCCCCATGTCTACCCAACTGGAGCAACCGTGACCCTCCGCTGCCATGCTGATGGCATCCCTGAGCCTAAGATCATCTGGGAAAAGAATGAAAGAGAAATACCAAGTTCACAGGACGGCAAGATCTATCTTAGAGAAA GAAAAAACACAACTTTGCTGATTCAGAGCGCAAACTTTAGCACCGATACCGGAGCATACAAATGCCGAGGGTTAAATGCTGCTGGAGAAGGACAAGATATCTCGACAGTGTTTATCACTGATGCCAGTGAGAAAAGACTACCAA CGATCTCAAGTTTCGAGAGATTTGTTGTATTCCACGACAACGGCTTCACTGTCTACGAGCCAGAGTTATGCACGACAGGCCACCAAGTCACATGGAGCTATTCCTACTTCAAGGGCCCAGATGGAGGCATCAGGACTCTCTGCGAGGCAGAGCATGAGTGTAGCTGGGGCTCGGCAGCCAATATTCAGAACAGATATCTCTATGTCACCCAGCCTAAACTCAACAGAGTGATCGTCATCAGTGTCCAGAATGGATTTAATCCAGTTGAG GTGATCAACTCGGACAAGGTTCCAGTCTCCATCCATTACATTGAACACCTTGACCAGGTTTGGGCTCTGTGCTGGAACACTGATGAAAACACCGGATCCAAGACTCTCATGGTCATATCAGATGCCAGCAAGGATACTAAACATGAGGCCATTCATACAAAACCAGTCGGAAATCATTTCGATCTC GTGAAGGATGTATTCTTGCCTCCAAGTGACGACCTGAAGCATAAGTTCCGCCACGGATACGTCGCTCACTTTGAGCAACAGGCATTGTACAAACTCGACCTGAGCAAGATGGCATACGTAAAAACCATTGATCTGCATTCTTACAACTGTATTCCTAAGTCAGTTGGTTTTGTCTCTCTGG GTGGCTTCGTTCTAATCCAGTGTGACACCCCAGCAGGCTTTGAGAAGAGGACCCTTCAGCTGGTAATGGACTATCTGACGGACACAATCACAGCAAAGACAACTGTCCCTGGGAGACCACATGTCACTCCTGATGCCAAATACATTGTGAATGTTGACACAGATATTGGTGCGATAGCAGTTCAGAAGATGTCTGATGATG GCATATTGACATACAGTTTTGATGAGTTTACAAACCTCCACATCAGCGATGTTGCCTTCTTCCCCTCCTCCTCAGGGCAGGGTTATGACTTCTTTGCCACATCGGTCGACCAGAACAATCTCATGTACATCAACCTGGACACTGGCCATGTCGAACTAATCGAAG GTGTTGGAGAATCCATCCGACCTGAAAATTGGAAATGGAACCATGAGAACCGGGCGATTATCAGCAGCGGAGTGTTTGGAAAATACCTTATGACACCATCAGGAACGTCAATGATAATAGTTGATGGACACAGACGTCACGTGCAATGCGAATTACCGGACGTCAGCCGTGGTAACGTCATATTATGGGTGGAGCCGATAAGTTTTTAA